The DNA region TTTCGCTTTGAAGTTCTTCTTCTTGCTGATTGCCGTCTTCTTGTCGCCATTATATCTGCCTCATGGTGCTGCCATTTGAGTCAATGGGAAATGCCGGGTCACTCTCAAGTTTTCCGTCTATCCAGTACTTGTATTTAAAAGTCTGTCCTGAGACTATATCCATCTCTGATACCCAGCTGCCGTCAGGAAGTCTCTGCATCGGATTTCTGTTTTCATTCCAGTTATTGAATTTCCCTACAACGGAAACCTTCATCGCGTTCTTTGCGGTAAGGCAGAGAAAATCAATCTTAATCTTTTTACCAAGCTTTGCCTGTATGGACTGCTTCAGATCATTATATGGTCTGAATACAGGTCTTATTCGAGGGGGAATCTCAATTATGCCATCACCCTGGGGATCGCGTGCCCTCCTTTTTCTGCCTTCCTTTGATTCGAAACAGCCGAACCCTCGAAGGTAAATTGTCTCCCCGGTACACAGGCGCTCAGTGATAGTCTCCAACAGCGCTGTAAGTACAGTCCGCGTATCTTTTCGACTTATACCTGTTCTTTCAGCCACTTCACATGCAAGCTCTTCTTTAGTCATGATACTCCCAGCTATCTCACCTTGTTAACAGACGTTGAACTCAATACACTCTTTAATGTTATCCGTCAAGCTGGTACCGCATATCGAATGCCATTCAAAAGACAAATGTTTCTCTCCCGCAACCGGTTTAAATGTGTTATCATAAATCCATGAACAAATTTGACATTCAATCTGTTTCAGTCTTTATCGCAGGTCCTCCCTTTTCGGGCAAGTCTTCAACTGGAAGTATCCTGGCATCAATGCTTGAATTACCGTTTTTCGATCTGGATACCGCTATTGAATCCTT from Candidatus Aegiribacteria sp. includes:
- a CDS encoding HU family DNA-binding protein codes for the protein MTKEELACEVAERTGISRKDTRTVLTALLETITERLCTGETIYLRGFGCFESKEGRKRRARDPQGDGIIEIPPRIRPVFRPYNDLKQSIQAKLGKKIKIDFLCLTAKNAMKVSVVGKFNNWNENRNPMQRLPDGSWVSEMDIVSGQTFKYKYWIDGKLESDPAFPIDSNGSTMRQI